A single genomic interval of Musa acuminata AAA Group cultivar baxijiao chromosome BXJ3-4, Cavendish_Baxijiao_AAA, whole genome shotgun sequence harbors:
- the LOC135635293 gene encoding protein RGF1 INDUCIBLE TRANSCRIPTION FACTOR 1-like, with the protein MGGGGTVEEEGGRWPPWLRPLLSTNFFVQCKYHADSHRNECNMYCLDCMSGALCSFCLDRHRGHHPIQIRRSSYHDVIRVSEIQKVLDLTGVQTYIINSARVVFLNERPQPRPRKGVTNNCEVCGRSLLDSFRFCSLGCKMAGTAPDRKRKNKILHEAIKIKSTTESDTDESYTSTSRGSEKSNVTHSFTPSTPPPTAASLSSAKRRKGIPHRAPFGSLILEF; encoded by the exons ATG GGTGGAGGAGGgacggtggaggaggagggaggcCGGTGGccaccgtggctgcggccgcttcTGTCGACGAACTTCTTCGTCCAATGCAAGTACCACGCTGATTCCCACAGGAACGAATGCAACATGTACTGTCTCGATTGCATGAGCGGCGCCCTCTGCTCCTTCTGTCTCGACCGCCACCGCGGCCACCACCCGATTCAG ATACGGAGGTCTTCCTACCACGACGTGATCAGAGTTTCCGAGATCCAGAAGGTGCTGGACCTCACCGGCGTGCAGACGTACATCATCAACAGCGCCCGCGTCGTCTTCCTCAACGAACGCCCCCAGCCGAGGCCGCGCAAGGGCGTCACCAACAACTGCGAGGTCTGCGGCCGGAGCCTGCTCGACTCCTTCCGCTTCTGCTCCCTCGGCTGCAAG ATGGCCGGCACCGCACCAGACCGCAAGAGGAAGAACAAAATCCTACACGAGGCCATCAAGATAAAGTCAACGACGGAGTCAGACACAGATGAGTCTTACACGAGCACCAGCCGTGGCAGCGAGAAGAGCAATGTGACACACAGCTTCACTCCGTCGACGCCGCCGCCGACCGCCGCCAGCCTCAGCAGCGCCAAGAGAAGGAAGGGCATCCCCCATAGGGCTCCCTTCGGAAGCCTGATACTGGAGTTCTAG